The nucleotide sequence ATGATTGATAAAGGTTGTAGCAACAATCCCGATTATCAAGAAGCCAAAAGCAGCATGAAACGATATCTGAATCACAAGCCGCCCGGTGCGCCCATCGAAAGTCAACTTGATTACAATTCGGTCGATTTAGCTGGCATCGTTAAAACGACTCACTTTTATGGGCGTGTGCAGCACAATCCGATGTTTCAGATTGTCAGCCGTGCTGGATACATCAAAGTTGACGATATCGTCGTCAATCACGGACAATGCGATGTTCGAGGTAATTTCCCGGTCTACCTTTTCTATGGTGAAAAGAAGCAGCTATGGCTGTCCACAGACTGCAATCTTATTGAAGCGAAATTAAAAATGAATGATCAGTGGTTCGATTATAAATTTCGACAGTCCTCATAGCGATTCGTCAAGTTAATTGACATCATAAAGCCCGGAGTATTCCGGGCTTTTTTTGGCGATCGAGTAACTCGTTAGGCCGCCTTTCTCTCGTCATCAAGTAATCCCGCTCTCGCATTTGTCCATGCGTGTTCGATTCCATATGCCTGAACTTTCGCCCGATCATGAACGCGTGCGGCCTCTCGTGGATCGTGATACGTCCCGAGATTGATAAGTTTTTTATCCACGAAAACATAGGCATACCACTTTCTCGACATCTTGTGCCATGAGACACCGATAAACCCAGACGTGTTATTTGAATACTGTCGTCGGCGTCTGCGTGCCAGTGTCCGCGTGACCAATCGCAGATTGTTGATCGAGTCGTCGGTATCGTCGGCGTTGATGTGCTGCACGACCATCCACGGCTCGATATCACCGTGATACATCGCATAGATCACACGACCGCGCGCAACGTGCCTGCCCTCATGGTGTATTGCCATCCGACCGTTACCGACATCGTAGGCGCATTCTTTAAGACGGCCGCTTTTCAGGCGACGATAAATTTTCCCGTCGTCAAAATCCGCTAGAAATTTTTCTTTTAATTTCTTAGAATTTAGCTTTCTTTTGTTTTTCATTTTTGTTATAATCCGTGTTGTTGATAGTGCTGCTCGGTTCAATTTTGGATCGGGCTTTTTTATTGTGCGTTCAACGCGCGTTGTAGTTTTGCAAGACCTTTGCCCGTTACCATCGTTACGATGGATTCGCAGAGTTGATCGCCTTTGCGGAAACTTGAAATTTTGTAGTCTAGATATTTCAATTCGATCTTTTTTTGAAATGGTTGGTTGTACTGGTTGACCCATCCATGATCGCGAAGGAATTTGAACAACCGATTTCGGCCTGTGCCTAGCACCTGTGCGGCCTGTCTGACCGTCAACAGATCGTCACTGGCGATGACACTGCGGGCAATCTCGATCGCAGGTTTTGCACGTTCCAGCGTGTCCGATAGATGACGATTCCTGTCCTCTAGCTCTAGGCGTCTCTGCTCGGAGTCCATCGCCAGCCGTAGGATGTCCATACGGGACAGACTGGAAGCGTCATAGTGTGTATGCGCTGCGAGTTGATCGCGCATCCGATAGAACTCGCCGACTAGACGTTTTTTGAACTCGCGCACGATGTCGTTATTGCGCATGTATGACAGGATCAATGTCGCCTGTGGCTCGTTCAAAACTGCGTATTCTGTCGGTCTACCGGCACCGCTTGAATTCTGGATTTCAAATCTAGAATTGCCGAACTCATTGATATCGCTCGCGTATTCCCGAACTAGCTTAATGATGCTCGAATGGTCTTTCCGTACACCCTCGGCTAGCGCCAGTGACGTTGTGACGGGTTCGCTCTGATTGTTGATAGTGACTAAGTTCATTCTTGTTATTTTCCGTTTTTATTGTTGTGGTGGATGATTACTGGTTTGAGTACAGCCAGTCGTATACGGCCCGCTTGTCGAACAACAAGGGCCGCTTGCAGCCATTCAGCGGCTTCGGGAAGCCCTCGCGATACTGCACATGATTCAATACCGTTTTGCGTTTGACTCGCATGATTTCGGCAACGTCATCGGCGGTTACGATTTCAGGTGGTTGAAAATTGTCTGACATGGTTGTTGATCCCTATGGTTAATGATCGGCCAATTCCGATCTACACCACTATTTAGGGAATAAAATTTCGCAAACGATTGACAGGATCGACAACACGAACTACATTCGCGATTCAGTTCGAATTCAAAACAAACGGAGTGTGATATGGGCGCACGAGACTATGACGATCAACAGCGGATCGAAATTGTTAGAGAGTTAGAAGCCGGCATGACTAACAAGGATGCCGCCGAGAAATACGGTGTGAGCGCTGCAACGCTTTCTAGCTGGCGCACCAAATATGGCACTGGTGCGAGTGCGGCACAGACTGGCATCGATGGCGCGACGAAGATGCAGCACGTCATCGCCTACTCTGGCCTGTCCGATAGCAAGGCGGACACCTACCTGTCCGAACACGACATCACCGCTAGTCAGGTGAACGAATGGCGCACACAGGCTGAAAACGCCCTCGACGGCAAATTCGCGGGTGATTCGGACGATCCGATTCGAGACATTCGAGCGTTGCTGAATCAGGTTCAGAAAGAGCAAACGCAGACTCAGAAATTTATCGACGACATCGCGAATATGGCGAGTCGCAGCCGATAGGCCAATCGAAAGCCGATCGAGACAAAGCCCGCATTGCGCGGGCTTTTTTATGGCTACCTAATAAGTACGATGCACAGTTATTCCGAAAGCTTCCGCCACTTCGGCAAGGTCTCTGTCCCCGGTTGCCAAACCGTAACCGTCCCTATAAGCCGCTTCGGCGATCAACGCATCCTTCAAGTTATTGTGATGCACCTTTTTACTGTTCAGCGCGCGGCGCATATCTTCAGCGACTATGCGTTGATCTTCACTAGCCCAGATGCCTTGACCAAAACCGGCCCCATCAGTATCCCAAGCAAATACCGGCGGGCTGTGATCCGAACCGCTATAATGTAGAACCGATAAAAGAGCAAGTCGGCGCTCATTATCGGGAGTCTTCAAAAGCTCTTGCTGCTGTATATCCGTTACAGCGAAATCCAAATCCGGCGAAATGGAATTCAACGTGATTGATCCGTCAAGTACGTGATTGAATACGTTCGTGTCTAGCAAGTATTTCATTATTACTCCTTTGTCTGCTAGCCGTATTTTAACCTGATTGACACATCGAGTGCGTAGACACAAAAAAGCCCCTTGGTATGGCGACCCAAGGGGCTTACGCGAGAACGGGTCAACTCGCGTTGGTGGCGGCACGGTAGACACCGCCACTACTATCAACAATAACTCAAGCGAACGCCTTTCTTTTCGTTCTTAGTGGCGATCACAGGGGTATTTAGTACGCTAGAAATTGCCAAAACGATAAATATACCAAACATAATAATAACAATAACATTGCGACTTCCACCCTTCGTGGTCGCGATCAAAATTCGAAACAAATGCTTGACTATTCACATATAACACCCGACAACAATTTTCCGAGACGTAGACATAGGGCGAACCGCCATGGCAATTGACGATGGCATGCCCGCACAAGACCGATTTTTTCAGAATCGAATAGTTCAATTGCTCGGCGCAGCGATTTTCTTGATTGGTGTTACTGTTGTCGGAAATGTGATTGATAGTAAATGGATAGGTTTTAACAGCGATGCTCGAATTCGCGAACGCCAGCTAAACAAGATCGCGAATCGTCTGGATCAAATTTCGCGAATCCAACGAGACCAAGCAACGTCAATCGCAGATCGAATGCCAACAGATGTCGCCAGCGAGAAATTCGGACGAGTGAACGACCATTTAAAAACAAATGACGGGCGGATCGGGATACTGCGTGGCGACATCAACGTAAATCGCAATCTAATACAAACGTATATGCTCGACAAAACGTCGGCATATCAATTTGATGCTCTACCGAATCAATATGATGCAGTTTATCCGCTGACCGATCCGGGCAAGCCTTCGCCGAAACCAGCATGTCCAGATGACACCCGATACGTTCTGAACTCTCGCGCGAATTATTGAGTGTAGTATAATTTTTCGCTGAATATTTAATGCTGACAAACGGAATGGCCTTTACAATTCAACTCGGTATCAGCCTTGCGCTTGTTTATATCGCTAGTCGGTCCAAGAGTCGCGGCTTACACGAATATATAACAGCGCTTTTTGGTTACACTACAGCCGTCGCTCTGCTTGTGTTCACAGCAACATCGCCGTTCCAATTTTTGTCCACTGTCTCGACTACCGCTTTCAGCGTATTTTCATTCTGTCTGATTGTGGTTCTGACTCGCGACTTTGAGCGAGTATTAAGCGATACTTCTGACGATTAGCCGCCACCATATCCGTTAGAGATAACGGCGCGCTATCCATTGTTCGGCTTCCTTGACACACCACCCGAGCACGACGCCTAGCGGGACGATGACATCGGCGGGAAGGTGAACGCCGACAAGGTTTAACGACCACACGCCTAGCTCTGCGAGAGCAACACCCACGCTCGGCGCAATGGCCTTCCTACCTGCCTGCTGTAGCTTCATCCTCTGATCCGACTGTGTATATCAGTCGATATTTATTGTCCTGAACAAACCCCTTCACGTTCACCCGTTCGAGTTTTTGCACCTGTGGTGCGGTGTCTGTGGTGTATATGTCATCGATCTGATGCTGTAGATGGATGTTATAGGCCGACTGGCCAATGAATGACCCAGCGAGCGATAGAACGCTGAATGCGATGAATCGTTTGACGTTTACCATGTGTATTCCCGTTTTTTTGTTGCGCATGTTGAACGAGAATTAGCTTTGTCTGGTGATTTGAATCGCACCGCCATGCTATCAAGTGCCCAGAAGCAAATTCCCGTTCCTACATATATTTAGAATTTTTCCTTTTTTAACGACACGTCGTTCCCTAAAACTAAATAATTGCGTCACGTTGACACCGATATTCGATCGTCTAATGTGACGACATAAACAAAAACGGGAATAGAAAAATGAATTGGAAAATTAAGCTAATAATCGGCGGTGTCGTTGCGTTCTTCGCTCTTGCGCTGATAAGTAATATAGTGGTTCCTCAGTCGTATATCGACCAACAAAAAAATGAAGCCAAGGCGAAGGCCGAAAAGATTGCGGCTAAAAAGAAAGCCAAGGCGGATGCAATCGAGAGTAAATGCGAAGGTCTAAAACCTTGGGCTAAAAACGTCGCCACGCTACGCGTTAAGGGCGTGTCTCGATCGTATGTTGATCGGTACATCGATACCAAGATGCATGACATCAACTATCGACGCGCACACACAATCGTACATTGGGTTTATCTCGAACCGCTTCAAATAGTTGCGCAATATCCCGATCGCTTCGCATCCGATTTTATGGACATGGGCAAGCTCGATGTTCATCTAAATGGATGACTAGCCCTGTTTTCCAGCAATAAAAAAGCCCGGCATCGACCGGGCTTTATTTCGTCTTGAATCAGTGAATCAATCTAATTCTGATGCGATATCGGACATCGATTTTCGATAATAACCTTGCAGTATCTTCAAATCGCGATGGCCTGAAATGCGCGCTAATGTGTTGATCGGCAGTTTATGGGCAAGGTCGGTGATCGCTGTTGCTCGCGAATCATGGAATCGAATGTGATTAAGCCCGGCCTCGATTTTCAACCGCATGAACGTCACCGACAGGCTATCGCGATCGACCGGAAACGGCTTTGGGTTTGCACTCAATCCCTCAAGAACCTGTATCGCCAGCTTGCGGAGCGGCACCTCTCGCGACGAATCGTTTTTCGTGTCCCGCAACCGTGCCACCTTTCGATGTACGTCTATGTCGTCCCATTCGAGCCCGATAATCTCGCTCATTCGCATCGCGGATACACAGGCCACCGCCAACGCTGCACACGCATACTGTCGAAGTGTTTTGCAGTTCTGGCCCGGCTCATACCCGGCTAACTGATTCAGCGTTGCCCGATCGGACGGTGTGATAAGCACGTCCCGTGGCTGCGTGTTCTTCGGCTTCTTCACATCCGCAATCGGGTTCGTGTCGAGCCATCCCCATTCACGCCGAGCCACGGTGAAGACGCCCGACAACAGATTCATCTCGCGACGCACGGTCGATGTCTTGACCTTCTCTAGCCGCGTATCCCGCCAGTCGGCGAAGATGAACGGTTGAGCGTCGCATAGCTGCACGTTCGGCAACTCGCGCTTCATCCGCTTCAGGCGCGTTATCTCCCATCGACTCCCCTTGTGTTCGGGCGCGACCTTCTCGATATAGCGATCAATCGCATCGTGTAGCGCGTGATCCTCTAATCTCATATTCCCATCGGCGATTCGCGCTTCTAACTCCCCGGCCCACTTGCGCGCGGCGGTCATATTGCGGAGCGTCTTTCTTCTAGTGACGCCCATTTTTCGGACCTCTGTAAAAATGCCGCTCTTTCTTTTCCTATAGGTTGCCATTTGCCGTTTCTCCGTGACGCATTCTTGAGACGCACTCGATCGGGAAATACCGACCGATAGCGGGAACATCACGGTATTTATGGCGTTTAGCAATGACCCTAAACGACTGTTTTAATGATAATTTGCGTTTTAAGGCACTTAACGGGAAATACTATTAAAGCATCTCCTCGGCACCAGATACAAGATCAAGCCGCTGATTTTTCAGCGGCTTTTCTTTTGCCCCGCGTCTACGGCCCATGTCTCGGGTGCGCCTTGCGCCTCGCGGTCGGCAACAGCCGATACCGATAGCGATGGCCTGCCCGGCAGATCGCGCCGCGCGGATCGCGTGCGCTTGCCCGCAGCTCGAAGCCCTCGCGCCGCAAACCGGCCCCTTGAATCGGGCCGGTTTGCACGCACTTCAGCGCTATCACTCCTGTGGACGCCGTGCCGATGCTCTCCCGGCCGACCGGAACCCTGTCATGAACCACGGCGATCCGGCCCAGGGCGCGCTGGCCTTGCTGTTTGTGAATGTCTTCGCCGAGCAGTTGGGCGTGCCGGTGCCTTCCTACCCGGCGTTGCTCGTGGCCGGATCGCTGGCGTCACCGACGTTCGGCGACGCCGGCTATCTGGCGATGGTCTGGCTAGTCGCCATGATCGCCTGTGAGCTGGCCGACAGCCTCTGGTACGGCGTCGGCCGTCGTTACGGGCACTGGTCAATGGCTCAGGTGTGCCGTGTGTCGCTCGAGCCGGATACCTGCATCCGAAAAAACCGCAATCTCTACCTGCGCGTCGGGCCGAAGCTGCTGATCGTGGCCAAGATCGTGCCCGGGCTGGGGGCCTTGTGCACGCTCATGGCCGGGGCAACGCGCACCCGATATCTGACGTTCCTGTTGTTCGACGGCATCGGCTCCGCGGTCTGGGTGAGCTCCGGGCTCGTGCTCGGCATCATATTCCAGCGCGCGATCCTGGCGACCCTGGCATGGCTCGAAACCTATGTGATCCAGGGGGCTTTCATCATCGCCGCGGCACTGTTTGCCTTCATTGCGTGGAAGGTATGGCGACGGCACCGGTTCCTGCAACAGAGCCGTCTGGTCCCGCGCGTGAATATCGATGAATTGCGGGCGATGCGGGCCGACACGCCGCAGCTGCGGATCGTGGATGTGCGTGAGCCCAGCGTGGTGGCGGACTCCATTCCCGGCGCCATCCCGATCCCGGTGGATGCGCCGGTCGGGCGGGCCATGCCCGGCAACACCGACGCCGACACCCCGATCGTGGTGTTCTGCGCTTGTCCCAACGAAGTATCGGCGGCCCTGGTCGCGCTCAGGCTGCAGGCCGCCGGCTATCACAATACCTACGCCTTGCGGGGCGGATTCGAAGCCTGGCAGGAAAGCGTCGGCACCACCGAGCCCAAGCGCGCCTGCGCCGAGCAGCAGGCCCCCGCGCATTAGCGGCTGTGGCCGGTTCGCGCGGCGCCCCATCACGGCCGTGAATGCCGCCCACAAGGGCGTCGCGCGCGGCCGGACACCGCGGAACAACGCCGCAAACGGTAGGCTGCGGCGGCTTGATCGTTGCGCCCCCCGAGCCGGGCAGCGTTTACAATCATGTTGTTGTCGCTTCACGCGCACCACATCGACGGCATGAATCGGCAACAGGCCCGACGCGGAATATACGCACAGAAATGGATTGGAAATGCCCGGGCGACCCACTGCCTTACGACGATCGGTCCAGTCGACGGCCGAACGCTTGGCCCCCCGATGACGGGGGCGGACAATCTGGAGGCGCTCTGTCGCCCGTTGCTCGATCTGCTGCAACGCATCAGCGGCCTGGATTCGGTCTATCTCACCGAAATCGACTGGGCGCAGCAGCGGCAACGCATCCGCTTCGCCCACAACCACGGTAAAAGCCGGGTCACCGAGGGGTTCAACCTGCCCTGGCGGGATACGCTGTGTCGCCGCGCGTTGACTGAGGGCATCCGCCTGGAAACCGACGTACCATGGCGTTGGCCCGATTCCGCCGCGGCGCGCGAACTCGGCATCAAGACCTATGTCAGCACGCCGGTGCGTCTCGGCGACGATGTACTCGGCACACTCTGCGGCATCAGCGCCGAGTCGCACGAGGTGCCGGCGCAGGTTCTCGATCTGATGGCAATGTTCGCACAGCTGCTGGCCGACCAGATCGGGCGCGAACGCGCCGCCGCTTTGGAATGGAGCCGTGCACGCGCGGCCGAACGTACCGCGACCCTGTTCGCTGCCCTGTCGGACATCGGCCACATCTGTTCCCGCGCCCGCACACTCAAGCCCGCCCTGCACCAGAGCGCGGCCCGGTTGCGGGTGCTCGACCCGGGCGCCGAGATCGACGTCATGCTCCCGACCGATGTCGCGGAGCCGACGGCCCAGGCCATATGCGACTGGGCGCGACGCTGCTGCCACGGCGATCACACCACCGACGGCGCGGGCTGGTGGCGCCGCGGCACCCGGAACTGGGCGGCCTGTGAGGCCGAGACGTTCATCGACCGGGACTGCGACAGTGTCGGGTTGGCCAGCGCGCTGTATGAAGGTGATTTTCAGGGCGGGCTGTTGATCCGCATGCGCGACACCGTCTTCGATGACCACACCATGCGCCAGGCCATGCAGAGCCTCACGCTGCATCTGTCGCTGCTCGCCACGCGCGAGCATCTGGATACCCATCTGCGTCATGCCTACGAGGAACTCGAGCGACAAAGTCTTTGCGACCCCCTGACCGGCCTGCCGAATCGCCGTTGCCTGGAACGCGACTCGGATCGGCTCGATGCCGTGGTACGTCGGCGCGGCGGGCACGCCTGCGTGGTGTTCATCGACCTCGACGGGTTCAAGGCACTCAATGATCGGCACGGGCACGACATGGGCGATCGCTTCCTGATCGATTTCGGACGACGGCTTGCCGAGGCGACGCGTACCGATGAGACCTGTGCCCGTTACGGCGGTGACGAGTTCGTGGTGCTCGCGCATCTCGATGCCGCGGACGACGCCGAGCCCATGCGGCAACGGCTGGCGACGCGGCTGGCGGGGCAGTTTCGCCTCAATGGCATCGATATCGACTATCCCGGCCCCAGCATCGGCATTGCCGTCCAGCGGGATCGCCACGAATCGGTCGGCGATCTCGTGGCCCGGGCCGATCGATCGATGTATCGGGAAAAAAAGTCGCGTCGGGGCAGCGGCGGCCCGACCGCTTCGTGACCGGTACCGCGATCAACGCGACCCGCGTGACCCGTGCTCGCGCATGGTGCCGGCATCGCGCGCAACCGCCGTTGCGGCTTCCGCATGACGGGCAGGCGATTGTGCCCGCCGGGGCGATAAAGCAATCGCCGAGTAGGCCGGCCGGTCGTGGCCCGGCATGCGCCTACCGGGCGCCGCGGGTATCAGCGTGGCCCGAAGCGCTCGACTCGAACCGCGCCTTCTGTTCCGCGTTCGCCTCAAGCTGGTAGCGGTCCTTCCACTCGGCGTACGGCATGCCGTAGACCCGTTCGCGCGCCTGCTCGTAGTCCATGGCCACGCCCCGCCGCTCGGCTTCGGCGCGATACCATTTGGCCAGACAATTGCGGCAGAAGCCGGCCAGATTCATCAGATCGATATTCTGCACGTCGGTTCGCTCGCCCAGATGCGCGAGCAGATCGCGGAACGCCGCGGCCTCGACTTCAATACGGGTCTGTTCGTCCACGAAAACACCTCATTGGTTGGCTGAATGGGCTGAAGACGTGCGCGCAGGCGCAGCCGTGGCACGCAGGCAGCGGCCGACGCTCGTCGCGCCGGACACGGGCGGCTGCCTGGCTCGCGAACGCGAGCATATCTGTGACGAACGGCCCGGCCGGCCTCATTGCGCTGAGCATCGCCGGCTCACTATCGTAATCGATATTTACGTGCACATCGGACAACATAGGCCCGCGTGCCCGCATTCGGCCACAGACGCTGGCGGCGTGTTCCCGGTCGCGCCCGGCCAGATCATCCCGA is from Salinisphaera sp. LB1 and encodes:
- a CDS encoding Rha family transcriptional regulator; protein product: MNLVTINNQSEPVTTSLALAEGVRKDHSSIIKLVREYASDINEFGNSRFEIQNSSGAGRPTEYAVLNEPQATLILSYMRNNDIVREFKKRLVGEFYRMRDQLAAHTHYDASSLSRMDILRLAMDSEQRRLELEDRNRHLSDTLERAKPAIEIARSVIASDDLLTVRQAAQVLGTGRNRLFKFLRDHGWVNQYNQPFQKKIELKYLDYKISSFRKGDQLCESIVTMVTGKGLAKLQRALNAQ
- a CDS encoding sensor domain-containing diguanylate cyclase, giving the protein MTGADNLEALCRPLLDLLQRISGLDSVYLTEIDWAQQRQRIRFAHNHGKSRVTEGFNLPWRDTLCRRALTEGIRLETDVPWRWPDSAAARELGIKTYVSTPVRLGDDVLGTLCGISAESHEVPAQVLDLMAMFAQLLADQIGRERAAALEWSRARAAERTATLFAALSDIGHICSRARTLKPALHQSAARLRVLDPGAEIDVMLPTDVAEPTAQAICDWARRCCHGDHTTDGAGWWRRGTRNWAACEAETFIDRDCDSVGLASALYEGDFQGGLLIRMRDTVFDDHTMRQAMQSLTLHLSLLATREHLDTHLRHAYEELERQSLCDPLTGLPNRRCLERDSDRLDAVVRRRGGHACVVFIDLDGFKALNDRHGHDMGDRFLIDFGRRLAEATRTDETCARYGGDEFVVLAHLDAADDAEPMRQRLATRLAGQFRLNGIDIDYPGPSIGIAVQRDRHESVGDLVARADRSMYREKKSRRGSGGPTAS
- a CDS encoding rhodanese-like domain-containing protein — translated: MNHGDPAQGALALLFVNVFAEQLGVPVPSYPALLVAGSLASPTFGDAGYLAMVWLVAMIACELADSLWYGVGRRYGHWSMAQVCRVSLEPDTCIRKNRNLYLRVGPKLLIVAKIVPGLGALCTLMAGATRTRYLTFLLFDGIGSAVWVSSGLVLGIIFQRAILATLAWLETYVIQGAFIIAAALFAFIAWKVWRRHRFLQQSRLVPRVNIDELRAMRADTPQLRIVDVREPSVVADSIPGAIPIPVDAPVGRAMPGNTDADTPIVVFCACPNEVSAALVALRLQAAGYHNTYALRGGFEAWQESVGTTEPKRACAEQQAPAH
- a CDS encoding site-specific integrase: MATYRKRKSGIFTEVRKMGVTRRKTLRNMTAARKWAGELEARIADGNMRLEDHALHDAIDRYIEKVAPEHKGSRWEITRLKRMKRELPNVQLCDAQPFIFADWRDTRLEKVKTSTVRREMNLLSGVFTVARREWGWLDTNPIADVKKPKNTQPRDVLITPSDRATLNQLAGYEPGQNCKTLRQYACAALAVACVSAMRMSEIIGLEWDDIDVHRKVARLRDTKNDSSREVPLRKLAIQVLEGLSANPKPFPVDRDSLSVTFMRLKIEAGLNHIRFHDSRATAITDLAHKLPINTLARISGHRDLKILQGYYRKSMSDIASELD
- a CDS encoding transposase; the encoded protein is MGARDYDDQQRIEIVRELEAGMTNKDAAEKYGVSAATLSSWRTKYGTGASAAQTGIDGATKMQHVIAYSGLSDSKADTYLSEHDITASQVNEWRTQAENALDGKFAGDSDDPIRDIRALLNQVQKEQTQTQKFIDDIANMASRSR
- a CDS encoding DUF1244 domain-containing protein, whose product is MDEQTRIEVEAAAFRDLLAHLGERTDVQNIDLMNLAGFCRNCLAKWYRAEAERRGVAMDYEQARERVYGMPYAEWKDRYQLEANAEQKARFESSASGHADTRGAR
- a CDS encoding AlpA family transcriptional regulator, with protein sequence MSDNFQPPEIVTADDVAEIMRVKRKTVLNHVQYREGFPKPLNGCKRPLLFDKRAVYDWLYSNQ
- a CDS encoding HNH endonuclease, with amino-acid sequence MKNKRKLNSKKLKEKFLADFDDGKIYRRLKSGRLKECAYDVGNGRMAIHHEGRHVARGRVIYAMYHGDIEPWMVVQHINADDTDDSINNLRLVTRTLARRRRRQYSNNTSGFIGVSWHKMSRKWYAYVFVDKKLINLGTYHDPREAARVHDRAKVQAYGIEHAWTNARAGLLDDERKAA